CACTCCAGAATGGCTTAAAAAAGCCCTGCTAAAAATCATCAATAAATTGCCGAGTAAATATTCAAGTTGGGTTTTGAACAATAGATTTCTCTCAATTTGCATTATTTATGCACTAAGAGGGCTTTTCCTTCGCCCATCAATGTGGGCGGTTTATGCCTCAATAGCTGCTTATTTTAGCTGGAAATAAATTAGAAATATTACCTTCTATTTCCTAAAATTTGCATTAGGTGAATGAACAGATAAACAAAATCAAAATATAATTGTAATGCACCAATTATCGCTGATTTATTAGCAATTGCAGGGTTTCCGCCTGAAACATAATATGCTTGTTTAACTTTTTGAGTATCATAAGCCGTTAGAGCAATTACCGCAATTATTGCAACTATATTTGTAACTAATTGCATTCCAGTGCTTTTGAAAAAGAAGTAATTTAACAGACCCGCAAAGAAAACACCGATAACGCCAATCGCACCGAAGGTTCCCCAGCTTGTTAAATCTTTTTTAGTGGTATAACCAAGCAAGCTCAAACCGCCGAAAACTGAGGCTGTGATAAAGAATGTTCTAGCAATACTTTCACCAGTGTAAATTGCAAACATTGGTGCTATTGAGATTGAAAGAATCGCTGAATATGCAAAGAAGGTTAGTTTTGCACCATTTTCAGACATAGAATACATTCTAGGCATTACAAGAAAAGCCATACCAAGAATTGCAAAAAAACATACCCATCTAAGTTGGAATGCTAGAGCTGCAAATTCAGGGCTGGTGTAGGCAAAATAAGCAACTAAACCACTAACGCCAAGGCCAGCAGCCATGTAGTTATAAACTTTTATCATATGAGATCTTAAGCCTGCATCAATGGTTGTGGATTGTGCTGAGGCGTAATTTGTATAATCTTTCATTTTTTCCTTATTAGGTTATGCATATAATATACACTATTATTATATGTTTTTCAAGGGTAACTGGATTAAAGTTTTGAGAGAGGTTATTCAGTAGCAGATTATGTTAAATTTTGTTGCTTTTCCTTTGTAGTGTCACCCCGCT
This genomic window from Rickettsiales bacterium contains:
- a CDS encoding Bax inhibitor-1/YccA family protein translates to MKDYTNYASAQSTTIDAGLRSHMIKVYNYMAAGLGVSGLVAYFAYTSPEFAALAFQLRWVCFFAILGMAFLVMPRMYSMSENGAKLTFFAYSAILSISIAPMFAIYTGESIARTFFITASVFGGLSLLGYTTKKDLTSWGTFGAIGVIGVFFAGLLNYFFFKSTGMQLVTNIVAIIAVIALTAYDTQKVKQAYYVSGGNPAIANKSAIIGALQLYFDFVYLFIHLMQILGNRR